ACTGGGTGTAGGCAATCTGATGGCGTCGGCATACCTCGCTTATCGTGGCCCCCGACCCCCTCCCCTCCTCCACTACCCTCAGCTTCTCTTCAGCACTCATGTGCCTACCTTGACTTCTCTCCACAGTATTACTCCCTCCTATCGATCATTATACTTCCCCAGGAGGGCCTAACATTTTTCCTCAAAGCTGATTGTCCGACTTCCATTGAAGCACAACACAGGTTAT
This genomic interval from Chloroflexota bacterium contains the following:
- a CDS encoding transposase; the protein is MERSQGRHMSAEEKLRVVEEGRGSGATISEVCRRHQIAYTQ